A region of Lichenibacterium dinghuense DNA encodes the following proteins:
- the lon gene encoding endopeptidase La: MSSPKRAPATPGSIDTYPVLPLRDIVVFPHMIVPLFVGREKSIRALEEVMKADKFILLATQVNATDDDPATDAIFTTGTLASVLQLLKLPDGTVKVLVEGSRRAKVGKYVRTDEFYEADAEALADDPLDKVEVEALARSVVSEFENYVKLNKKISPEVVAAVGQISDYPKLADTVASHLVVKISDKQGILETTSVAQRLEKCLGLMESEISVLQVEKRIRTRVKRQMEKTQREYYLNEQMKAIQKELGDEDGKDDLSELENRIKETKLSKEARDKAQAELKKLKQMSPMSAEATVVRNYLDWLLLIPWNKRSKIKRDLPLAESTLNSDHYGLDKVKERIIEYLAVQSRANKLTGPILCLVGPPGVGKTSLGRSIAKATGREFVRISLGGVRDEAEIRGHRRTYIGSMPGKIIQSMRKAKTSNPLFLLDEIDKMGQDFRGDPSSALLEVLDPEQNATFNDHYLEVDYDLSNVMFVTTANTLNIPGPLMDRMEIIRIAGYTEEEKAEIARTHLIPAAVSKHGLSKEEWSITDEALLTVVRRYTREAGVRNLEREISNLARKAVKEIMMSGSTSVQVTDANLADYLGVAKFRYGEAEAEDQVGVVTGLAWTEVGGELLTIESVAMPGKGKMTVTGNLRDVMKESISAAASYVRSRATDFGVEPPFFDRRDIHVHVPEGATPKDGPSAGVAMATSIVSVITGIPIRRDIAMTGEITLRGRVLPIGGLKEKLLAALRGGIKKVLIPEENAKDLADIPNSVKNALEIVPVSRLDEVLTHALVRQPTAIQWEEDLSAVRKPAVVEDDASGVIAH; the protein is encoded by the coding sequence TCCGAAACGCGCCCCCGCCACGCCAGGGTCCATCGACACCTATCCGGTCCTGCCGCTGCGCGACATCGTCGTGTTCCCCCACATGATCGTCCCGCTCTTCGTGGGCCGCGAGAAGTCCATCCGCGCGCTCGAAGAGGTGATGAAGGCCGACAAGTTCATCCTGCTCGCCACGCAGGTGAACGCCACCGACGACGACCCGGCCACCGACGCCATCTTCACCACCGGCACGCTCGCCTCGGTGCTGCAGCTGCTCAAGCTGCCCGACGGCACCGTCAAGGTGCTGGTCGAGGGCTCGCGCCGCGCCAAGGTCGGCAAGTACGTGAGGACCGACGAGTTCTACGAGGCCGACGCCGAGGCGCTGGCCGACGACCCGCTCGACAAGGTCGAGGTCGAGGCGCTGGCCCGCTCGGTGGTCAGCGAGTTCGAGAACTACGTCAAGCTGAACAAGAAGATCTCGCCCGAGGTCGTGGCCGCGGTCGGCCAGATCTCCGACTATCCGAAGCTCGCCGACACGGTGGCGTCCCACCTCGTCGTCAAGATCTCCGACAAGCAGGGCATCCTGGAGACCACCTCGGTCGCCCAGCGCCTGGAGAAGTGCCTCGGCCTGATGGAGAGCGAGATCTCCGTGCTGCAGGTGGAGAAGCGCATCCGCACGCGCGTCAAGCGCCAGATGGAGAAGACCCAGCGCGAGTACTACCTCAACGAGCAGATGAAGGCCATCCAGAAGGAGCTCGGCGACGAGGATGGCAAGGACGATCTGTCCGAGCTCGAGAACCGCATCAAGGAGACCAAGCTTTCCAAGGAGGCCCGCGACAAGGCGCAGGCCGAGCTGAAGAAGCTGAAGCAGATGTCGCCCATGTCGGCCGAGGCCACCGTGGTGCGCAACTACCTCGACTGGCTGCTGTTGATCCCGTGGAACAAGCGCTCCAAGATCAAGCGCGACCTGCCGCTGGCCGAGTCCACCCTGAACTCGGACCACTACGGGCTCGACAAGGTCAAGGAGCGCATCATCGAGTACCTCGCGGTGCAGAGCCGCGCCAACAAGCTCACCGGCCCGATCCTGTGCCTCGTCGGCCCCCCCGGCGTCGGCAAGACCTCGCTCGGCCGCTCGATCGCCAAGGCGACGGGGCGCGAGTTCGTCCGCATCTCGCTCGGCGGCGTGCGCGACGAGGCGGAGATCCGCGGGCACCGGCGCACCTACATCGGCTCGATGCCCGGCAAGATCATCCAGTCGATGCGCAAGGCCAAGACGTCCAACCCGCTCTTCCTGCTCGATGAGATCGACAAGATGGGCCAGGACTTCCGCGGCGACCCGTCCTCGGCGTTGCTGGAGGTGCTCGACCCCGAGCAGAACGCGACGTTCAACGACCACTATCTCGAGGTCGACTACGACCTGTCGAACGTCATGTTCGTGACGACGGCCAACACGCTCAACATCCCCGGCCCGCTGATGGACCGCATGGAGATCATCCGCATCGCCGGCTACACCGAGGAGGAGAAGGCCGAGATCGCCCGCACCCACCTCATCCCGGCGGCGGTGTCCAAGCACGGCCTGTCCAAGGAGGAGTGGTCGATCACCGACGAGGCGCTGCTGACCGTCGTCCGCCGCTACACGCGGGAGGCCGGCGTCCGCAACCTCGAGCGCGAGATCTCCAACCTGGCCCGCAAGGCCGTGAAGGAGATCATGATGTCGGGCTCGACCTCCGTGCAGGTGACGGACGCCAACCTCGCCGACTACCTCGGCGTGGCGAAGTTCCGCTACGGCGAGGCCGAGGCGGAGGACCAAGTCGGCGTCGTCACCGGCCTCGCCTGGACCGAGGTCGGGGGCGAGCTGCTCACGATCGAGTCGGTCGCCATGCCGGGCAAGGGCAAGATGACCGTCACGGGCAACCTGCGCGACGTGATGAAGGAGTCGATCTCGGCAGCGGCCTCCTACGTCCGCTCACGGGCGACCGACTTCGGCGTCGAGCCGCCCTTCTTCGACCGGCGCGACATCCACGTCCACGTGCCCGAGGGGGCGACCCCGAAGGACGGGCCGTCGGCGGGCGTCGCCATGGCGACCTCGATCGTGTCGGTCATCACCGGCATCCCGATCCGGCGCGACATCGCCATGACGGGCGAGATCACGCTGCGCGGCCGCGTGCTGCCGATCGGTGGCCTCAAGGAGAAGCTGCTCGCCGCCCTGCGCGGCGGGATCAAGAAGGTGCTGATCCCCGAGGAGAACGCGAAGGACCTCGCCGACATCCCGAACAGCGTGAAGAACGCGCTGGAGATCGTGCCGGTGTCCCGCCTCGACGAGGTCCTGACCCACGCCCTGGTCCGCCAGCCGACGGCGATCCAGTGGGAGGAGGACCTGTCCGCCGTGCGCAAGCCCGCGGTGGTCGAGGACGACGCTTCCGGCGTGATCGCGCACTGA
- a CDS encoding cation acetate symporter produces MRPSRSLAVASAAVALTAATAAVAAGPDLGQTVQSATNWPAIVIFLLFVLLTLGITYRAAMSTKTAADFYAAGGGISPGKNALAIAGDYMSAASFLGISALVFTSGFDGLIYSVGFLVGWPIVLFLIAERLRNLGKFTFADVASFRLDQTAIRVLSAVGTLTVVAFYLIAQMVGAGSLIKLLFGLPYGYAVAIVGVLMIVYVAFGGMKATTSVQVIKACLLLFGATVMALAVLFHYGFNPNAMMADAVKIQPKGAAILGPGGFVADPVSTISLGLALMFGTAGLPHILMRFFTVSDAKDARKSVFFATGLIGYFYILTFIIGFGAICFLMPDSSYYTIKPDGSYDKLTGLIGGGNMPALALSKAVGGSLFYGFIAAVAFATILAVVAGLTLAAASAVSHDLYANVIARGRSNEGREVLISKVTAVVIGLIAIALGYVFETINVAFMVGLAFAVAASCNFPVLLMSLMWRGTTTNGAVAGGLLGLVTAVVMVVLSKGVWVDVFHNSAALFPYSSPALFSMPLAFLGIYVVSKMDNSRRAQRERALFEAQFVRSETGIGAAGAHAH; encoded by the coding sequence ATGCGGCCGTCCCGCTCCCTCGCGGTCGCCTCGGCCGCCGTCGCTCTCACGGCCGCCACCGCGGCCGTCGCGGCCGGCCCCGACCTCGGCCAGACCGTGCAGAGCGCCACCAACTGGCCGGCGATCGTCATCTTCCTGCTGTTCGTGCTGCTGACGCTCGGCATCACCTATCGCGCCGCCATGAGCACCAAGACGGCGGCCGACTTCTACGCCGCGGGCGGCGGCATATCGCCGGGCAAGAACGCGCTGGCCATCGCGGGCGACTACATGTCGGCCGCGTCTTTCCTCGGCATCTCGGCCCTGGTCTTCACGTCGGGCTTCGACGGGCTGATCTACTCGGTCGGCTTCCTGGTCGGCTGGCCGATCGTGCTGTTCCTGATCGCGGAGCGCCTGCGCAACCTCGGCAAGTTCACCTTCGCCGACGTCGCGTCCTTCCGCCTCGACCAGACCGCGATCCGCGTGCTGTCGGCCGTCGGCACCCTCACGGTCGTGGCCTTCTACCTGATCGCCCAGATGGTCGGCGCGGGCTCGCTCATCAAGCTGCTGTTCGGCCTGCCCTACGGCTACGCCGTGGCGATCGTCGGCGTGCTGATGATCGTCTACGTGGCCTTCGGCGGCATGAAGGCGACCACGTCGGTGCAGGTCATCAAGGCGTGCCTGCTGCTCTTCGGCGCGACCGTCATGGCGCTGGCCGTGCTGTTCCATTACGGCTTCAACCCCAACGCCATGATGGCCGACGCGGTGAAGATCCAGCCCAAGGGCGCCGCCATCCTCGGCCCCGGCGGCTTCGTGGCCGACCCCGTGTCGACCATCTCGCTCGGCCTCGCGCTGATGTTCGGCACCGCCGGCCTGCCCCACATCCTGATGCGGTTCTTCACCGTCTCGGACGCGAAGGATGCTCGCAAGTCCGTGTTCTTCGCCACGGGCCTGATCGGTTACTTCTACATCCTCACCTTCATCATCGGCTTCGGCGCCATCTGCTTCCTGATGCCGGACTCGTCCTACTACACGATCAAGCCCGACGGCTCCTACGACAAGCTCACCGGCCTCATCGGCGGCGGCAACATGCCGGCGCTGGCGCTGTCCAAGGCGGTCGGCGGCTCGCTGTTCTACGGCTTCATCGCGGCCGTGGCCTTCGCGACCATCCTCGCCGTCGTGGCGGGTCTGACGCTGGCCGCCGCCAGCGCGGTGAGCCACGACCTCTACGCCAACGTGATCGCCCGCGGGCGGTCGAACGAGGGCCGCGAGGTGCTGATCTCCAAAGTGACCGCGGTGGTCATCGGGCTGATCGCCATCGCGCTCGGGTACGTGTTCGAGACCATCAACGTCGCCTTCATGGTGGGCCTCGCCTTCGCGGTCGCGGCGAGCTGCAACTTCCCCGTCCTGCTGATGTCGCTGATGTGGCGCGGCACGACGACCAACGGCGCCGTCGCGGGCGGTCTCCTCGGCCTCGTCACCGCCGTCGTCATGGTCGTCCTCAGCAAGGGCGTCTGGGTCGACGTGTTCCACAACAGCGCGGCGCTGTTCCCCTACAGCAGCCCGGCGCTGTTCTCGATGCCGCTGGCCTTCCTGGGCATCTACGTCGTGTCCAAGATGGACAACAGCCGCCGCGCCCAGCGCGAGCGCGCCCTGTTCGAGGCGCAGTTCGTCCGCTCCGAGACCGGGATTGGCGCGGCCGGTGCCCACGCGCACTGA
- a CDS encoding DUF485 domain-containing protein, protein MLDRQSTATIDETGRIIRDPTFQTLVKERTSFGWTMSIVMLAVYLAFIFLAAFGKSFMAATIAGSSISWGIVLGVFTIVFAFALTGIYVSRANGRFDELTAQLNRDAL, encoded by the coding sequence ATGCTCGACAGGCAGAGCACAGCGACGATAGACGAGACAGGGCGGATCATACGCGATCCGACCTTCCAGACTTTGGTGAAGGAGCGCACGAGCTTCGGCTGGACGATGTCGATCGTCATGCTCGCGGTCTACCTGGCCTTCATCTTCCTGGCGGCCTTCGGCAAGAGCTTCATGGCCGCGACCATCGCCGGCTCGTCGATCTCCTGGGGGATCGTGCTCGGCGTCTTCACCATCGTCTTCGCCTTCGCGCTGACCGGCATCTACGTGTCGCGCGCCAACGGCCGCTTCGACGAGCTCACCGCTCAGCTGAACCGGGACGCGCTGTGA
- the rlmB gene encoding 23S rRNA (guanosine(2251)-2'-O)-methyltransferase RlmB, protein MSTKKPHHPGKPRSTGRPDARPPGSGASRRPPPRGGDGDRRPPAPPPDTVYLWGTHAVVEALGSLRRKVLRISATEGAAERVAELAADRGVPVTVVCAEAISARLPRDAVHQGLLLEARRIEPIALDDVPDDGVVLILDQITDPHNVGAILRTAAAFGVSALVMQDRHAPDLGGTLAKAASGGLEHVPVALVVNLARTLDKLGERGFLRVGLDSDGDGSLEAMELPRPLALVLGSEGDGLRRLTRERCDAVARLDMPGPIKSLNVSIACAVALTVARLKAPTGTTSA, encoded by the coding sequence TTGTCGACCAAGAAGCCCCACCATCCCGGCAAGCCCCGGAGCACCGGCCGACCCGACGCCCGCCCGCCCGGCTCCGGCGCCTCGCGCCGCCCGCCCCCGCGCGGGGGAGACGGCGACCGGCGCCCGCCCGCGCCGCCGCCCGACACCGTCTACCTGTGGGGCACCCACGCCGTGGTGGAGGCGCTGGGCTCGCTGCGGCGCAAGGTGCTGCGGATCTCCGCGACGGAGGGCGCCGCCGAACGCGTGGCGGAGCTGGCGGCCGACCGCGGCGTGCCCGTGACGGTCGTGTGCGCTGAGGCGATCTCGGCGCGGCTGCCGCGCGACGCGGTGCACCAGGGTCTGCTGCTGGAAGCGCGGCGGATCGAGCCCATCGCGCTCGACGACGTGCCGGACGACGGCGTCGTGCTGATCCTCGACCAGATCACCGATCCCCACAACGTCGGCGCCATCCTGCGCACCGCCGCGGCCTTCGGCGTCTCCGCCCTCGTGATGCAGGACCGGCACGCGCCCGACCTCGGCGGCACCCTCGCCAAGGCGGCGTCCGGCGGGCTCGAACACGTGCCCGTGGCGCTGGTGGTCAACCTCGCCCGCACGCTCGACAAGCTCGGCGAGCGCGGCTTCCTGCGGGTCGGGCTGGATTCGGACGGCGACGGGTCGCTGGAGGCGATGGAGCTGCCGCGGCCCCTGGCGCTGGTGCTCGGCTCGGAGGGCGACGGGTTGCGGCGCCTGACGCGCGAGCGCTGCGACGCCGTCGCGCGGCTCGACATGCCGGGCCCGATCAAGAGCCTCAACGTGTCGATCGCCTGCGCGGTGGCGCTGACCGTGGCGCGCCTGAAGGCGCCGACCGGGACGACCTCTGCCTGA
- a CDS encoding MFS transporter, with product MLARRLNAILARRGIHYAWVVAALTFLAMLTTAGAMGLPGALILPLHAEYGWSTATISSALALRILLFGLMAPFSAAFILRFGLRAVVVCAVALISAGLLLATAMTSFWQLLVLWGVVVGLGTGLTAMVLGATVANRWFTKSRGLVLGLLTASAATGQLAFLPLATQLVSHVGWRAAVVPTVAACVAVAALVALFMVDRPEDLGLGAYGEEARGAAPLAAAPASAGPGPVRRAVLTLREAAGVPAFWALFATFFICGLSTNGLIQSHFISFCADFQLGETDAASVLAMMGIFDFVGTVASGYLSDRFDNRWLLFWYYGLRGLSLLWLPHSTFTLYGLSIFALFYGLDWIATVPPTVRLAAKSFGREKGPLVFGWVFTGHQLGAAVATYGAGAARTGLGTYLPAFYAAGVMCLVVALVALAAGTRRDGVAIVAVPAE from the coding sequence ATGCTGGCCCGACGATTGAACGCCATCCTGGCCCGGCGCGGCATCCACTACGCCTGGGTGGTGGCCGCGCTGACCTTCCTGGCCATGCTGACCACGGCGGGCGCCATGGGGCTGCCCGGCGCGCTGATCCTGCCGCTCCACGCCGAATATGGCTGGTCCACCGCCACGATCTCCTCGGCGCTGGCCCTGCGCATCCTGCTGTTCGGCCTGATGGCGCCCTTCTCGGCCGCCTTCATCCTGCGCTTCGGCCTGCGCGCCGTGGTGGTCTGCGCCGTGGCGCTGATCTCGGCCGGGCTGCTGCTCGCGACCGCCATGACGTCCTTCTGGCAGCTGCTCGTCCTGTGGGGCGTCGTGGTCGGGCTCGGCACCGGCCTCACCGCCATGGTGCTCGGCGCCACGGTGGCGAACCGCTGGTTCACGAAGAGCCGCGGCCTCGTGCTCGGTCTGCTCACCGCCAGCGCGGCGACGGGCCAGCTCGCCTTCCTGCCGCTGGCGACGCAGCTCGTCAGCCACGTCGGGTGGCGCGCCGCCGTGGTGCCCACGGTGGCGGCCTGCGTGGCCGTGGCGGCGCTGGTGGCGCTGTTCATGGTCGACCGGCCGGAGGACCTCGGGCTCGGCGCCTACGGCGAGGAGGCGCGCGGCGCGGCGCCCCTGGCGGCCGCGCCCGCCTCCGCCGGCCCCGGCCCGGTGCGCCGGGCCGTTCTGACGCTGCGCGAGGCCGCCGGCGTGCCGGCCTTCTGGGCGCTGTTCGCCACCTTCTTCATCTGCGGCCTGTCCACCAACGGCCTGATCCAGTCCCACTTCATCTCCTTCTGCGCGGACTTCCAGCTCGGCGAAACCGACGCCGCCTCGGTGCTGGCCATGATGGGGATCTTCGACTTCGTCGGCACGGTGGCGTCGGGCTACCTGTCCGACCGGTTCGACAACCGCTGGCTCCTGTTCTGGTATTACGGGCTGCGCGGCCTGTCGCTGCTGTGGCTGCCCCACTCCACCTTCACGCTCTACGGCCTGTCGATCTTCGCGCTGTTCTACGGGCTCGACTGGATCGCCACCGTGCCCCCCACGGTGCGCCTCGCCGCGAAGAGCTTCGGGCGCGAGAAGGGGCCGCTGGTGTTCGGCTGGGTGTTCACGGGCCACCAGCTCGGCGCCGCCGTCGCCACCTACGGGGCCGGCGCGGCGCGGACGGGGCTCGGCACCTACCTGCCGGCCTTCTACGCCGCCGGCGTCATGTGCCTCGTCGTGGCCCTCGTGGCGCTGGCCGCCGGAACGCGGCGGGACGGCGTTGCCATCGTGGCCGTGCCGGCCGAATAG
- a CDS encoding MarR family winged helix-turn-helix transcriptional regulator, with the protein MDIQCTCSALRMAARRLSQDYDAALAPEGLTVSQYAVLGNLAKWSGDAPPSMTELSDLLGLDRTTLAHNLRPLERDGFLAVLPDARDARLRRVALTAEGRAKRERCLPLWRAAQDRFDRSFGTEEARALRASLLALARHTEAAPAATEGD; encoded by the coding sequence ATGGACATCCAATGCACCTGTTCGGCGCTCCGCATGGCGGCGCGTCGCCTGAGCCAGGACTACGACGCCGCCCTGGCCCCCGAGGGCCTGACCGTGTCGCAATATGCCGTGCTGGGCAACCTCGCCAAGTGGAGCGGGGACGCGCCGCCCAGCATGACGGAGTTGTCCGACCTGCTCGGCCTCGACCGCACGACGCTGGCCCACAACCTGCGCCCGCTGGAGCGCGACGGCTTCCTGGCCGTTCTGCCCGACGCGCGCGACGCGCGGCTGCGCCGCGTCGCCCTGACGGCGGAGGGCCGCGCCAAGCGCGAGCGCTGCCTGCCGCTGTGGCGCGCCGCGCAGGACCGGTTCGACCGCAGCTTCGGCACCGAGGAGGCGCGGGCGCTCCGCGCGAGCCTCCTCGCCCTGGCGCGCCACACGGAAGCGGCGCCGGCCGCGACGGAAGGGGATTGA
- a CDS encoding PepSY domain-containing protein, with the protein MTRAALILAVLALECGPALAQGPPDDVAPLACVRPARARELFFEKGLVPPIRAMRQASDLSNAEAIDIQLCWFRGELVYDVTLLGRDGPVTHRLVSAATGTPLGQRPKP; encoded by the coding sequence ATGACGCGTGCCGCCCTCATCCTGGCCGTGCTGGCCCTGGAATGCGGGCCCGCGCTGGCCCAAGGTCCCCCGGACGACGTCGCGCCGCTGGCCTGCGTGCGCCCCGCCCGCGCGCGCGAGCTGTTCTTCGAGAAGGGGCTCGTACCCCCGATCCGGGCGATGCGGCAGGCTTCCGACCTGTCGAACGCGGAAGCCATCGACATCCAGCTCTGCTGGTTCCGCGGCGAGCTGGTCTACGACGTGACGCTGCTCGGCCGGGACGGCCCCGTCACCCACCGCCTGGTGTCGGCCGCCACGGGCACGCCCCTCGGCCAGCGCCCGAAACCCTGA
- a CDS encoding response regulator transcription factor: protein MRLLVVEDDRDLNRQIVAGLEGAGYAVDRAYDGEEGHFLGDTEPYDAVVLDIGLPKRDGIAVLEAWRAGGRTMPVLILTARDRWSDKVKGFDAGADDYVAKPFHMEEVLARVRALLRRAAGHASAELTCGPVTLDTRAGRVSVDGNAVKLTSHEYRLLSYLMHHTGRIVSRGEIVEHLYDQDFDRDSNTIEVFVGRLRRKLGVEVIQTMRGLGYLVAPPEGDKKPAKKDA from the coding sequence ATGAGGCTCCTGGTTGTCGAGGACGATCGCGACCTGAACCGCCAGATCGTGGCGGGGCTGGAGGGCGCCGGCTATGCCGTGGACCGCGCCTACGACGGCGAGGAGGGGCACTTCCTCGGCGACACCGAGCCCTACGACGCCGTGGTGCTCGACATCGGCCTGCCCAAGCGCGACGGCATCGCGGTGCTGGAAGCCTGGCGGGCGGGGGGCCGCACCATGCCGGTGCTGATCCTCACCGCCCGCGACCGCTGGAGCGACAAGGTCAAGGGCTTCGACGCCGGCGCCGACGACTACGTGGCCAAGCCCTTCCACATGGAGGAGGTGCTGGCCCGCGTGCGCGCCCTGCTGCGCCGCGCCGCCGGCCACGCCAGCGCCGAGCTCACCTGCGGCCCCGTCACGCTCGACACCCGCGCGGGCCGCGTGTCGGTCGACGGCAACGCCGTGAAGCTCACCTCGCACGAGTACCGGCTGCTGTCCTACCTCATGCACCACACCGGCCGCATCGTGTCGCGCGGCGAGATCGTCGAGCACCTCTACGACCAGGACTTCGACCGCGACTCCAACACGATCGAGGTCTTCGTCGGCCGCCTGCGCCGCAAGCTCGGCGTCGAGGTCATCCAGACCATGCGCGGCCTCGGCTACCTCGTGGCCCCGCCCGAGGGCGACAAGAAGCCCGCCAAGAAGGACGCGTGA
- a CDS encoding sensor histidine kinase, producing the protein MSVGAGARRAFDRFGRGSIATRLFLSAAFWSVLILLLAGVTLSAINRRSAEADFDQRLSVYVRALAANLGDPGDENHSNLGQLGETMFELPLSGWYWQITPLDGDPNDIRASRSLFAERLPRLPGDGVESDFAGIRRGYAMGPDDRRLRLVERDIETDDKHRYLVQVAASPEEVELDIQSFNVALEVTLAVLALALILSTVLQVRFGLRPLRQLGAGVAAIRQGEAERIEGEYPREIAPLANELNLLIVANREIVDRARTHVGNLAHALKTPLSVIVNEVSAPGAAEPDGLAAKVRDQVGIMRDQVTHYLDRARAAARSTVIGTVTDVRPVIDGLVRTFGKIYRDRDIVFEAVLPDGLRFRGEKQDLEDLVGNLVDNAGKWAAGRVRVTVETTNDPGELGPSALLIFVDDDGAGLDAEARGQVARRGRRLDESKPGSGLGLSIVTDLAGTYGGSFTLDESPLGGLRAVLRLPGSRTDFRPNPV; encoded by the coding sequence GTGAGCGTGGGGGCGGGCGCCCGCCGCGCCTTCGACCGCTTCGGCCGCGGATCCATCGCGACGCGGCTGTTCCTGTCGGCCGCGTTCTGGAGCGTGCTGATCCTGCTGCTCGCCGGCGTGACGCTGTCGGCCATCAACCGCCGCTCGGCCGAGGCCGACTTCGACCAGCGCCTGTCGGTCTACGTCAGGGCGCTGGCCGCCAACCTCGGCGACCCCGGCGACGAGAACCATTCCAACCTCGGCCAGCTCGGCGAAACCATGTTCGAGCTGCCGCTGTCCGGCTGGTACTGGCAGATCACGCCGCTCGACGGCGACCCCAACGACATCCGCGCGTCGCGCTCGCTCTTCGCCGAGCGCCTGCCCAGGCTGCCGGGCGACGGCGTCGAATCGGACTTCGCCGGCATCCGGCGCGGCTACGCGATGGGGCCGGACGACCGGCGGCTGCGCCTCGTCGAGCGCGACATCGAGACCGACGACAAGCACCGCTACCTCGTCCAGGTCGCGGCCTCGCCCGAGGAGGTCGAGCTCGACATCCAATCCTTCAACGTGGCCCTGGAGGTCACGCTCGCCGTGCTGGCCCTGGCCCTCATCCTGTCGACCGTGTTGCAGGTGCGCTTCGGCCTCCGCCCGCTGCGCCAGCTCGGCGCCGGCGTCGCGGCCATCCGCCAAGGCGAGGCCGAGCGGATCGAGGGCGAATACCCGCGCGAGATCGCGCCCCTCGCCAACGAGCTGAACCTGCTCATCGTCGCCAACCGCGAGATCGTGGACCGCGCCCGCACCCACGTCGGCAACCTCGCCCACGCGCTGAAGACGCCGCTCAGCGTCATCGTCAACGAGGTGTCGGCGCCCGGCGCCGCCGAGCCGGACGGGCTCGCCGCCAAGGTGCGCGACCAGGTCGGCATCATGCGCGACCAGGTCACCCACTACCTCGACCGCGCCCGCGCGGCGGCGCGCTCGACCGTGATCGGCACCGTGACGGACGTGCGACCGGTGATCGACGGCCTCGTGCGCACCTTCGGCAAGATCTACCGCGACCGCGACATCGTGTTCGAGGCCGTGCTGCCGGACGGCCTGCGCTTCCGCGGCGAGAAGCAGGACCTCGAGGACCTCGTCGGCAACCTCGTCGACAACGCCGGCAAGTGGGCCGCGGGGCGGGTGCGCGTCACGGTCGAGACCACGAACGACCCCGGCGAGCTCGGCCCCTCGGCCCTGCTGATCTTCGTCGACGACGACGGCGCGGGGCTCGACGCGGAGGCCCGCGGCCAGGTGGCCCGGCGCGGGCGCCGCCTCGACGAATCGAAGCCCGGCTCGGGCCTCGGCCTTTCCATCGTCACCGACCTCGCCGGCACCTACGGGGGCAGCTTCACGCTGGACGAGAGCCCGCTCGGCGGCCTGCGCGCCGTGCTCCGCCTGCCGGGGAGCCGTACCGATTTCCGCCCGAATCCCGTGTGA
- the ccmI gene encoding c-type cytochrome biogenesis protein CcmI, whose protein sequence is MVWLAFAFMAIAAVICVSWPLLRPRANAAADATDVSFYRDQLRELDADVDRGILRPADVEATRVELGRRLIQASEATGAAPAAARRRVAAAGIAGAFVVAAAAGLYAEVGHPSQPDAPLAAREAGKTDFASAIAKIEAHLASDPNDGRGLEIMAPVYMRMGRFDDAVRTYRDIIRVLGRSPSREAELGQALVLQADGVVTGDARQVFDAALKDDPALPQARFFIGLAALQDGDKAKARATWDALIREAPPEAPYLPVVRERVAELDGAPPVPARAEASSPMARPAAAPGGPMSGAALPPNMPAGAAAIASLPAGQQQAAIRGMVDGLAARLAENGQDAAGWLRLVRAYRVLGEQDKAVKALADARRSMTGDPQVLGQLDSLARELGLES, encoded by the coding sequence ATGGTCTGGTTAGCCTTCGCCTTCATGGCCATCGCCGCGGTGATCTGCGTGTCCTGGCCGCTGCTGCGCCCGCGCGCGAACGCGGCGGCGGACGCGACCGACGTCTCCTTCTACCGCGACCAGCTGCGCGAGCTCGACGCCGACGTCGACCGCGGCATCCTGCGCCCCGCCGACGTCGAGGCGACCCGCGTCGAGCTCGGCCGGCGCCTTATCCAGGCGTCCGAGGCCACCGGCGCCGCGCCCGCGGCGGCCCGCCGGCGCGTCGCCGCCGCGGGGATCGCGGGCGCCTTCGTGGTGGCCGCCGCGGCCGGGCTCTACGCCGAGGTCGGGCACCCCAGCCAGCCCGACGCGCCCCTCGCGGCCCGCGAGGCCGGCAAGACCGACTTCGCCTCCGCCATCGCCAAGATCGAGGCCCACCTCGCCTCCGACCCGAACGACGGCCGCGGCCTTGAGATCATGGCGCCCGTCTACATGCGGATGGGGCGGTTCGACGACGCCGTGAGGACCTACCGGGACATCATCCGCGTGCTCGGCCGCTCGCCGTCCCGCGAGGCGGAACTCGGGCAGGCCCTGGTGCTGCAGGCCGACGGCGTCGTCACGGGCGACGCCCGCCAGGTCTTCGACGCCGCGCTCAAGGACGACCCCGCCCTGCCGCAGGCGCGCTTCTTCATCGGGCTCGCGGCCCTGCAGGACGGCGACAAGGCCAAGGCCCGCGCGACCTGGGACGCGCTGATCCGCGAGGCACCCCCCGAGGCGCCCTACCTCCCCGTCGTCCGCGAGCGCGTGGCCGAACTCGACGGCGCGCCGCCCGTCCCCGCGCGGGCCGAAGCGTCCTCCCCGATGGCGCGGCCCGCCGCGGCGCCGGGCGGGCCGATGTCGGGCGCCGCCCTGCCGCCGAACATGCCGGCCGGCGCGGCCGCGATCGCCTCGCTCCCGGCCGGGCAGCAGCAGGCCGCCATCCGCGGCATGGTGGACGGGCTCGCCGCGCGCCTCGCCGAGAACGGCCAGGACGCCGCCGGCTGGCTGCGCCTCGTGCGGGCCTACCGCGTGCTGGGCGAGCAGGACAAGGCCGTCAAGGCCCTGGCCGACGCCCGCCGCAGCATGACCGGCGACCCGCAGGTGCTGGGCCAGCTCGACAGCCTGGCGCGTGAACTCGGATTGGAGAGCTGA